CCCCTCCAATAACCGCCTCTCCCCTGATGCACGACCCACCCCGTGACCCTGCGCAGTAACAGCTTGGTTTTTCCCATATTGGTGTTTGTCTTAAGAAAGGTGTGAATGCTGAAACGTTTTTGTGCAATTTGGATGTTCAGAACTTCATGTGTATAGTTTTGCTTATTCTATTCATGTGGCTGCTGTATTTTTGAGTGAAAGCCGTTAATAATGCTTATCTTTGGGATTTGTGGTTATATCTTTATTATATCTTTAGGATATTGATGATGAATGCCTGAAAAAGTTCTAATAACATTGCGCGATGACCACCTTAAAGCAGTTGACGAACTTGTAAGACTTGGTGCAGCATCAAGCCGAAGTGAAATGGTTGACAAGATCGTGGGTGGCTTCTTGGCTGACTTAAAGGCTAAAAAACGAAATAGCGATACGGCGCTTGGGAATCTGGTTGGGTTCTTACTGCTTCTTTTTGGAATCGCGGCAATTGCGGAAATCTTAGGCGGTGACAGTTGAGGAGGTGAACAAATGAACCTGAAAAATCATGCGATATGCGGAGGCTTAGTATCTGGTGCTTTCTACTTGTTTTACAAGCTGTACAAAAATCAGGAAATAAACTTCTGGGAGATGCTTGCAGTAGGTGCAGTCGGAGCGGCAGTGGCAGTGCTTCCAGACGTAATTGAACCCGCAACTAACCCCAATCATCGAAGTGTCTTTCATAGTGGAACAACGTTGGGTTTAATAGCCCTTGGCAACAACAAAATATTGCAAACTGAACAGCTCACCGAAAATCAAAAAGCGTGGCTTCTTTCTCTTGGCTTAGCCTACTCAAGTCACCTTGTTCTAGATGGAACAACACCAAAAAGCATACCTCTGCTAATTTAGGAAATCTGTTGTGCTAAACGGCATTAGATGAAATACTCTCCTTCCTCTTTTTGTTACTGATTAAATTCACACGCGAGTGTACCGCAAGAATCTGTACAAAATTACATTTTTTTTAAAATACCCAAATTTTGTATACAATTTTACGGTAATGTTTTTAGGGTGTTTTCGGGTTTTGCTATCGCATTGTATTGATGTGGAGCATGTTGTATGCAGCCTTTGCCTAAGGATTACAAGTTCATAGAGATTGAGCGTAAGTGGCAGCAGAAATGGGAGGACCTTGGGGTTTTCCGTTACGACTGGAACGACACGAAGCGGGTGCCTTTTAGTATTGATACTCCGCCGCCTTATCCGTCGGGTGAGTTGCACATGGGGAACGTTTTGAACTGGACGTATTTTGATATGGTGGCTAGGTACAAGCGTATGCGCGGGTTTAACGTGTTGTTTCCGCAGGGTTGGGACTGTCACGGCTTGGGCATAGAGATTCAGGTGGAGAAGCTGCATGATGTTCGTAAACGTGATGTGGAACCTGCTCAGTTCCGCAGCTGGTGCCAAGAGCTTGTTGAAAAGTACATTGGTATGATGAAAGACGGCATCCTCAAACTGGGCTGCAGCATCGACTGGTCCACCGAATACCGCACCATGGACCCCGACTACTGGCGCCGCACCCAACTCAGCTTCATCCTGCTGCACAAGAAAGGCTACATGTACCGCGGCACCCACCCCGTAAACTGGTGCCCCCGATGCGAAACCGCCATAGCCGACGCCGAAGTCGACTACAAAACCCGAGAAAGCACCCTTAACTACATCCGCTACCCCCTCGAAGACAGCAGCGAGCACCTACTAATTGCCACTTCACGCCCCGAATTCATACCCGCATGCGTAGCCGTTGAAGTCAACCCCAAAGACGAACGCTTCAACAAGTACATCGGCAAAAACATCATAGTCCCCATCGTCAACCGCAAAGTCCCAATCATCGCCGAAGAAAGCGTAGACCCCGACTTTGGAACGGGCGTGGTTCAAATCTGCACCTACGGCGACAAAGAAGACGTAAAAACCGTCATGAAACACAAGCTCCCCACAATTGGGCTTTTATCTGAGAACGGGCGGATTTCGGAGAGCGGTGACAAATACGCTGGATTAACTGTGAGTCAGGCTCGGGCGGCGATTGTGGAAGATTTGAAGGCACAGGGGCTTTTGGAAAAAGTTGAGCCGCTTACCCAGCAGGTCGGCAAATGTGACCGCTGCAAAGCCAACGTGGAAATCTTAGAGCGCAAGCAGTGGTTCATGAAGACCCGCAGCCTAACCGAGCAGGTCGAAAAAACCGCCAACGAAGTCATCTGGTATCCCGATTACATGAAATCACGCCTCATCGACTGGGCAAAAGCCCTCGATTGGGACTGGGTAATTAGCCGCCAACGCCTTTTCGCCACGCCCATTCCCGTGTGGTACTGCAAAAGCTGCGGCGAACTCATCCTCGCTGGACCCGACTGGGTGCCCATAAACCCCAAACTCGAAAACCCCAAAATCGAGAAGTGCCCCAAATGCGGCGGCACCGACTTCAACGGTGAAACCGACGTTTTCGACACTTGGATGGACTCTTCCATAACCTGCGCCGTGCACGCGGGTTGGCCCGACCGTGAAGACTGGACGCGGCTTTTCCCCGCAGACATGCACCCTTCAGGCATTGACATCATCCGCACTTGGGCTTATTACTTGATGGTTAGGCATTTGGCGTTGTTTGACCAGACCCCCTACAAGAGCTGCCTAATTAACGGCATGGTCCTAGGCGGGGACGGGCGCAAAATGAGCAAGTCGCTTAAGAATTATGTTGCGGCGCCTAAGGTTCTTGACCAGTACGGTGCAGATGCTACAAGGCAGTGGGCAGCAGGCGGAGGAGCCACAGGCTCAGATATCCCGTACCGTGCCCCCGATGTAGAGTACGGCAGGCGTTTTCTTGTTAAGCTGTGGAACGTTTCGGGCTTCACCAGTAAACTGCTTGCTGACTACACGCCCACAGCAGCCGCAGACGTGAAGCTTGAGCCGTTAGACCGCTGGGTGCTAAGCAAAATGCAAACGCTCATCCAAAACGTAACCGACGCGTTTGAAAAATGCCAATTCAACATGGCAGTTGAAGAACTGCGCAACTTTACCTGGCACGTTTTCTGCGACTCATACGTGGAAGCCGTAAAAGACCGCCTCTACCGCCCCGAGGTTCACGGACAAGAAAAACGCGTAGCTGCCCAGTACACCCTCTACAGCGTTCTCTACCACATGCTCCAGTTGCTCTCACCCGTAACCCCGCACCTGACCGAAGAAATCTACCAAACCATGTACGCCCCCGACAAGAACTACAGTAGCCTGCAAACTTCCCCCTGGCCCCAAGTTGAAGCGGCATTGGTAGATGAGCAAGCAGAAAAGCAAGGCGCCCTTGTCGTGGAGCTAATCGGCGAAGTTCGGCGTGAAAAAGCACAAAACCGCTTGTCTTTGAATACGCCTGTTCTGCAGCTGAAAGTTTACGCTGGCAGTGATGAGGCGGCAAAGGCTCTGCTGTCGGCTGAAAGTGACATAGTGGGCGCTTGCAAGGTTGAAGCGTTCGAGGTCGTAGCCGCCGAGGGCGAGGGCAGGGAACTTGCTCAGTACCCCAAGGTGCATTTTGTAGCCCAGCACGGCGAGGCAAAAAAGAAATGAAAACCGTTGGGTTGATTGGCTGTGGTGCGATAGGTACGGTTTTGGCAGAGGCTATAGACCGCAAACTTGTAGTCTGCGACGAGCTAATCGTTTTTGACGTTGACGCATCCAAAGCCCAGCAGCTAAAGCGGCTCCTTAGTTTCCCCGTAACCATCGTCGATAGCTTCGAAGAATTGCTAAAACGCCGTCCCACGGTGGTGGTTGAAGCAGCTTCTCAGCAGGCAGTACGCGACTACGCAAAAAAACTAGTAGAGCAAGAAATAGACGTTATTGTCATGAGCACGGGTGCCCTGCTGGATTTAGACTTAACCTCAAACAGGCTGCATGTTCCTTCAGGAGCCATCGGAGGCTTAGACGCCATAGCCAGCGCCGCCCTAACAGGCGAGTTGCAAGTTACGTTGACGACCCACAAAAACCCTAAAGCCCTAAAAAACCCGCCCGCCACCGCCTCAGTAATCTATGAGGGGGACGCTCAAGAAGCTGCACGCCAGTTCCCGCGTGAGATGAACGTTGCCGCCACATTAGCCTTAGCTGTCAAGCCTTCAAAAGTCAAAGTAACCGTTATCGCCGACCCCGCCATGCAAAAAAACACCCACGAAATTAACGTTAACTGGAAATTTGGCGAGATGCACCTGCGGTTTGCTAACAGTCCGCATCCTGAAAACCCCAAAACCAGCGCTTTGGCTGCATGGTCAGCTATAAAACTGCTGCGTGACTTGTTGGCTGCCGTCTAAGGTAGGTTAGGTTAGAGTATGTGGATTAGTTTGCGGTAGCTGTAGTTAGTTGCCCGACATTCGTGAATTGCGCGGATGCCCCCTGGTGCGCCTTGGGTTGGGTGGGTTAAACTTTCTTTGGGCGGTCAGTTGGTTTGCTGGGGTATAACGCTGTTTTTTTGTTGTTTTTTGTCTTGTTTTTTAGATAGATTTATTAGCACTTCGTTTTGTATCTGGGGACACAACGGTGAATTAAATGAAAACTTTACTTGCAGTTGTAATAATTGCTATTATCGCAGTGGGCGGCGTAGCGGGTGTTTACCTGTACTCGTCTAGTTCCCCTGAAGGCGGCGAACCGCAGACCCGTACGGTCGTTGACTCAACTGGCGAAACTGTTGAAATCCCCATGGAGGTTAACCGTGTGGTGGCTTTGCGCTCTGGCATTGTTGAGATGCTAGTTGTGCTGGGCGCGGAAGATACAATAGTTGGTGTGGACGAGCAAACAACCGACGGTTCAGGCTACGGCGCTTTTAACGTCCAAATCTGCCCTGAACTGCTAGGCGTTACTGCTCCTGTTGCTGGGCGCTCAGTAAACGTCGAAGAAGTCATCGCTTTAGACCCCGACGTGGTTTTCATCGGCGGCTACGGCAGACTCAGCTGGATTGAACCCCTAAAAAACGCCAACCTCACAGTTGTAGTGGCGCATTTTGAAGAAATCGGAAACTTTAGCCGTGATCTTAGAATCGTCGCTGAAGTCGTAGGTAAAACCGAACGCGCCGAACAAGTCATTCCCCACATTGAAGGCGTCCTATCTACCATAGACTCCCACGTTGGCGACATCTCCGTGGCTGAACAGGTTTCTGCGTACTTCTGCTCTCACGACGTGTACCACGCTTACGGCTCAACCACTTTTGAGCACTTCCAAATAGTCACCGCCAAAGGCGTAAACGTAGCAGAAAGTATCACCACTTGGCTCCCTGAAATCTCTCCTGAACAACTAATTGACTGGAACCCCGACGTAATCTTCACCTTAGAAGCAGTCAACACTGATGAAATCTTGCATGACGAACGCATCCAATCCGTTTCGGCAATCAGCGACGGCAAAGTCTACTCTATCGCCGAGGCAGGCTGGGACTTTGGCTCCTTGCGGGCTATCTTTGCCATAGAATGGATGTCAACAAAGCTTTATCCTGACCACTATAGTGACATCGACATTAACCAGGAAGCAAACAGCTTCTATCAGGCAGTCTACGGCGTGAACTATACAGGACCACAGCTTTAGAATGAACCAAGAACGCCCTGCACCCCTGCTCTGGCACGAACTCTGGCGCAGCATGATGGACAAGTGCACAGGAGTGGCGCTTGACCAAAACGGCAGCCTAAAACGATGGCACCCCAACGACGCCAAAGACTACCTCCAACACTCCAGCCCCCACTACCCCAAAGCACTCAACCAACTCATAAACATCCAACCAACCGACAACATACTCGACATAGGATGCGGACCAGGCGTTCTCGCCCTTCCTTTTTCTAAACTCTCCAAAACAGTAACCGTAGTCGACATATCCCCGGGCATGCTCAACATACTCAAGCAAAACGCGGCGCGCGAAGGCGTAGTAAACATCAAATACGTCAACAAATTCTGGCTTGAAACCCACATCGGCGAAGACATAGCCGACAACTACGACATCGTGCTCTCTTCTAACTCTATAAACCTGCTTGGCATCCAAGAATCCTTTGTGGACGGCAAACCCAAGTTAAGCTGGGACCTTGCCACGGCAATAGAAAAAATGAATCAAGTGGGAAAACGTGTTTACATTAGCTTCCCCGCAGCGGTTCACGATTACTCGGCAGCGTTCAAAAGTATCGGAAAACAGCATCACCCTTGGCCAAGCTACACCATCTTGCACAACATGCTCTACCAGATGGGTCTTCGCCCCAACGTCGACACCTTGCACTTTACCAACCCAAACATCGACAAGAACCTCACCATAAGGCGCGTAGGCTGGGCAGTGAACCTAACCCCCCAAGAAAAAACAGCGTTCCAAACGCATCTAAAACAAAGCCAAGAACGATTCTTCAAAGCCAACCAGACCTGGGGCGTTTACTGGTGGAAAACACAAAACCACAACAAGGCAAAAAGCCATGAAACTAATTAAAAGCTACCCTGCCCTTCTGGCTCTGCTAATTGGTCTTCTCATTCTACTGTTTTTAGCCTCCATCTCAATGGGCAGATACTCAATTCCCCTTGACACCGTGTTTAGCACCCTGTTTTTAGGCAACACCGCAGACAGCACCGCCGTAAACGTAATTTTCAACGTGCGCCTCCCCCGCGTAATCGCTGCCATCTTGGTGGGTGCAACGTTAGCAGTTTCAGGAGCAGCTTTCCAGGGACTTTTCAAAAACCCTTTGGTTTCCTCTTACCAGCTGGGCGTTTCGTCAGGGGCAGGTTTTGGCGCAGCTTTAGCAATAACAATGGCAGGCAGCACCTTTCTTATCCAAGGCTACGCTTTCCTCTTTGGCATCATAGCCGTTTTAGCCTCCTTTGCCATGAGCCGCATCTACAAAGGCTCCTCTACTCTCACACTTGTACTCTCAGGCATCATCGTCGGCTCATTTTTCTCCGCACTGGTCTCGCTTATGCAGTACGTTGCCGACCCCCGAGAAACCCTCCCCGAAATCGTCTTTTGGCTCATGGGCTCCTTGTCCGCCACGACAGTCAAAAACCTGCTCCCCGCAATCCCCGTCATCTTGGTGGGGATAGTTGGGTTGATGCTGGTTCGATGGAGAATAAACATACTGTCCATGGGAGAAAACGAAGCCCGCTCCTTAGGAATTAACCTCAAAGTTCTCGTGAGCCTTGTCGTAGCCTGCGCAACCATCGCAACTGCCTCAGCAGTCTGCATAAGCGGCGTCGTCGGCTGGGTCGGCTTAGTCATCCCCCACATCGGCAGAATGCTAGTTGGACCCGACTACAAAAAACTCCTCCCAGTTAGCCTACTCATCGGCGGCTGCTACCTACTAGTCATCGACGACATCGCCCGAACCGTCATCTCAGGCGAAGTGCCCCTGGGAATTTTGACTGCGCTTGTGGGAACGCCCTTCTTCGCGTACCTGCTGTGGAAAGCAAAAGCGGGGTGGTCCTAATGCTGCAAGTTACTGACGCTGCGTATTCGTATGACGGGAAAAAGAAGGTCTTTGAACACGTCAATTTTTCCCTCTCGCAAGGCGAGATACTGTGCATCTTGGGACCTAACGGTTCAGGAAAATCCACCCTGCTCAAATGCACAAACGCCCTGCAAAAACTCGACTGCGGCAACGTCGTCGTAAACGGCAAAGACATAACCGCCATTAGCCGAAAAGAACTAGCCACGTACATGGGTTTTCTGCCGCAGATCCACGTTTCCACCTTTCCCTTCACCGTGCTTGAAGTAGCCGTCATGGGCAGGTCGCCGCATCTTGGATTAGCCGAATCCCCCTCCAAAAAAGACTACGCGCTTGCCAAAGAAAACCTTGACCTGCTAGGCATCTCCCACTTAACCGACAAACCCTACACCAACATAAGCGGCGGCGAACGCCAACTCGCCCTCATAGCCATGGTACTCACCCAGCAACCCAAAATCCTGCTTCTAGATGAACCCACCAGCCACCTAGACTTTGGAAACCAAATCCGCATGCTCGACCTCATCAAAAAACTCTCCGACAAAGGCCTCTCTATAATCATGACCACCCACTTCCCCGACCACGCCTTCCACCTCTCCTCCACCGTAGCCATAATCGACAAAGGCAACTTCATAGCCACAGGACCCGCCGACAACGTCATAACCGAACAAAACCTCAAACAAATCTACGGCATCAACATCCAAATCGCCTACGTCAACAACACCAAAATCTGCATTCCAGTCAAACAAACCTAACCCTCCAACTTCTACCCATTTAAAACTGCATGTTGTTGTCTTTTCAAACCTTTGTTGTCTCTCTATGTCTTTTTATGGGCTTCATGGGGGGGCATAACTATGACATTCCTTTTGGCGTGTTATTTTTGGTCTTTCTTTTAAAGACTTGTGATTGTATGTTATTGGACTTAAAGCGCGTTCTGTTTTAAGCTATTTTTGAAATTGGTCGAAATACCTTTTAATCATTCTTTCAAAAACTGGCTTAAGTGATTTCGTAGTTAATTCAACCAGAACTAATTTGTTGTCATAAGAATCGCTAACCATGGATGTCTCTCTAATTGGCGGAATTTTCATGTTATGGACAAATTTACTTCGCCAATCATAAATTGTCTTAACAGTTTGCACGAAACAGTCGTTTAGAATTTTTGAATCTTTGCCTAGCTTGCATAAATGATTATAATTGCAGTATCCTTTTCCTCGCCCATAGATATCTCTGCTGTAACACTCCAAAAATCTTTCTTCATTGAAGCATATGGGTAAAACTTTATACGTTTTCTTATTATCATTTTTCTCAATATAGTCAAAAATGTCTTGGTCTGACTGAAAGCTTATTTCTTGTTTTTTATTAACAACCTCTTCCCATTTGTCAAGTATTTCTGCTATTTCTTTTTTACCTCCACTGTTATCAAAACTTTTGGGTGGTAACTCAAACACTTTGAAGACATATCTGATTGACTTGACGACTTCTATTTTCTCTTCTTTAGTTAGGAAGTTTTTGAAAAATTCCGTTATCCTTGTAGTACTCCCATATTCTTTCAACCAGCACTCTCTTAAATCTTCAATCAAAACGTCCGCTTTCTTAGTTTCGTCTTTCTCCAAAAAATCTTGAACTTTTTTACGTGCTTTCTTTGTGCCCATCCATGTATAGAACTCTTGATATGTTTTCTCCCCTTGCGATAGTCTTTCCATTATCGAAATTATCATAATTAAAACCAAAAATGAAGGCATTTCAAGGGTTTTTCTGCAATTTGGACACTTTTCTAAACGTTTTGGCGGAAAGCATATTGGACAACTATAGTTTTTTGCTAAGTGATAATACCTTCCAGTTTCAAGAAACAACCTTGCTTTTTGAGGCTTTTTGAAATTGCTAATGTATTTTATAATGTCCTCATTTGCGGGAAAGATTCCTTTAAGTGCAGACTGAGTTAAATCAGCAAGCTCCTTAAGAATTTGTTCCGGTTTAGTGGATCTTGGAAAAATATCTTCTGCTCTTAGTTGCATCTTCATTGTCATCCGATTAGGCTATTAATTGTCTCTTTGTCGGTTTTTGCAGTCAAAAACCTAATTAGTTTTGTGCTCAGGGGATACTAATAAACCCGAAGATGCCACAAAAACGCCCATTACCTGCTTGTGTTTTCTTTTTGTTGTCCTTCTGGTGAACTTCTTTCTGGTGAAATTTTGTACATATTAAACAAGGACGTATTGGATGGAGTTAATGTGGTTAATGGTGTTTTTTGAGGTAGCTGTTGGCTATGGCTATGGCTACTTGGGTTGGACGGCGTTGGTGATTGGGTTTAGCATGGCGAAGTTGTGTATGGCTATTCTCATGCATCTGGGGCTGTGACTTTAACGCCTGTGTTGAAGTTTGTGTGCGTATGCTTCAACTTCATCTTTTAGAAAATCATATTCGCCTACAATTATGAGGGCGAGCAGCAGGTCTTTGAGTTGCTCTGCAGCGATGTGCCTTTTCCTGACTCTTCACGCCTTTTATCGCCTTTTTGGGACGCAAGAAACGCCTGAAATACAAGCTAAACAACAAAAGCAACCCAAAAACCAAATGGATAAAACCTATAGGGTAGGTAGGAAGCTGGCAGGCTGAAAATGCAGTAACCTGCTGTGTGTTCTGATTCGTGTTTAGGTGTTGTTTTTGGGCGTGTTTGGTGTGCTGTTGGGATTAACATATAAAAGCGAGTTTGTAGACAAGGAATTTAGATAAAGGATGCCACACTGCCTTGACGTGTTTGGCGGCTCCTTGAAAAATTTCATTGTTTAATGCTATTAGCCGCTTGGTTGGGGTCGTGTTTTGTATGTATGGTTTCGATTTTTATGCTGTGAAAAACTGTTTTTGTCAATGAGCGATATATGTGCATGTTAACAAACGTTATCTCTTTTTAGTGTGTAGTTTTTGCTGGTGCCTAAATATGATTTCGTGGAAACTTTCCTTTAACCAATTAAACGAAGAATATGAGCTAGCCCAGAAAAAGAAACAGGCGTTGGACAATTTGCTTGAATCGGGTAAGATTTCGGAGTCTACCCATGAGACTTTTGGCAAGGACATAGAAGTTGCTCTTGCAGAAATTGAGCGGCAACAAAACGAGCTTTTGCAAAAAATGCAGGCAAAAACCTCTGAACTCGACAACCAAATCAAAACCCTAGAAATGCTTCTGGCCAATTATGAAATTCAGCATGTCACTGGTGAGCTAGACGAAGAGACTTACCAGATGGAAATAACCCTTCTTGGACGCGCTCTTGACATAACCCGCAACGAGTTGGGAACCGTAAAAGAGGCTGTAACCCAGCTTTGCACTCCTTTGGTGACGCCCCAAGCTCCCGCAGTTGAAGAGGTTTCACCAATTCCCGAAGTTGCTCCTGAACAACCCGAGGAAAACATTGAAGAGATGGTAGCTGCTGCTCCTACTGAAGTAGAGCCTGAAACATCTCCTGAACCCGCCCTGCAAGAACCTGCAGATACACCCTTCACAGATGAACCCTGCGTTTTCGACCAACCCGAAGAACCAGTAGTCATGGACGATGCCCCCGCTGAAACAGAAGAAACCTACGTTCAAGAAACCGTAACTTACGTCGCAGAAGCCCCCATCGAAGAACCCTCTGCTGAGGCTCCTTTGGAAGAAGCTTCTTTGGAGGAACCCGTTGTTGAGGCAGTTGATTCTTCTGAAGCTATTTACGAGGCAGAACCAGCAGCAGTTGAAGAGCCTGCGGTTTTTGAAAACCAAGAATCTGCCCCTGCCGTGGAAGATGAATCCGCAGTTGAGCAGGACTCTCCAGTTGACGAGCAAATTTATGAGCAGGCAATAGAGCAGCCTGAAGTTGAGAACACTGAAAGCATGGATGCGTCCCCCGACCTTGACGAGGAAGCCCCAATTGAGGAACCCATGGCAGAAGAGCAAATGGACGCTGAACCCGTAGTTGAAGAAACCCCCATGGAACCCGAAGTCGACACAATAGAAATAATCCAAGCAGACCCCATCAAACTCGAAGCCCCCCAAATCAACGACTCCCCCGCAACCGAGGAGGTGGCACAAGCAAACCCTTTACAAGACGCGCCCCAACAAGAGGCGCAAGAAGAAACTTTAGCCGCCGAAGACGCCCCCGCGGTCTACGCAGAAACTCTGCAGGATACGACTCATTCAACAAAAGAAACCTTGAACGAAGTCGAAGCTATATCCGATAACGACACAGAACACCAGCAATAACCTGCTCCCCTTCTCTTCTTTCTTTTCTGTTTTCTCTTCTTTTGCTTTTTCGCCCAATTTTGTGCTTTTTCTATCCACAGCTACGTTTCC
This DNA window, taken from Candidatus Bathyarchaeota archaeon, encodes the following:
- a CDS encoding metal-dependent hydrolase; protein product: MNLKNHAICGGLVSGAFYLFYKLYKNQEINFWEMLAVGAVGAAVAVLPDVIEPATNPNHRSVFHSGTTLGLIALGNNKILQTEQLTENQKAWLLSLGLAYSSHLVLDGTTPKSIPLLI
- a CDS encoding valine--tRNA ligase; protein product: MQPLPKDYKFIEIERKWQQKWEDLGVFRYDWNDTKRVPFSIDTPPPYPSGELHMGNVLNWTYFDMVARYKRMRGFNVLFPQGWDCHGLGIEIQVEKLHDVRKRDVEPAQFRSWCQELVEKYIGMMKDGILKLGCSIDWSTEYRTMDPDYWRRTQLSFILLHKKGYMYRGTHPVNWCPRCETAIADAEVDYKTRESTLNYIRYPLEDSSEHLLIATSRPEFIPACVAVEVNPKDERFNKYIGKNIIVPIVNRKVPIIAEESVDPDFGTGVVQICTYGDKEDVKTVMKHKLPTIGLLSENGRISESGDKYAGLTVSQARAAIVEDLKAQGLLEKVEPLTQQVGKCDRCKANVEILERKQWFMKTRSLTEQVEKTANEVIWYPDYMKSRLIDWAKALDWDWVISRQRLFATPIPVWYCKSCGELILAGPDWVPINPKLENPKIEKCPKCGGTDFNGETDVFDTWMDSSITCAVHAGWPDREDWTRLFPADMHPSGIDIIRTWAYYLMVRHLALFDQTPYKSCLINGMVLGGDGRKMSKSLKNYVAAPKVLDQYGADATRQWAAGGGATGSDIPYRAPDVEYGRRFLVKLWNVSGFTSKLLADYTPTAAADVKLEPLDRWVLSKMQTLIQNVTDAFEKCQFNMAVEELRNFTWHVFCDSYVEAVKDRLYRPEVHGQEKRVAAQYTLYSVLYHMLQLLSPVTPHLTEEIYQTMYAPDKNYSSLQTSPWPQVEAALVDEQAEKQGALVVELIGEVRREKAQNRLSLNTPVLQLKVYAGSDEAAKALLSAESDIVGACKVEAFEVVAAEGEGRELAQYPKVHFVAQHGEAKKK
- the nadX gene encoding aspartate dehydrogenase — protein: MKTVGLIGCGAIGTVLAEAIDRKLVVCDELIVFDVDASKAQQLKRLLSFPVTIVDSFEELLKRRPTVVVEAASQQAVRDYAKKLVEQEIDVIVMSTGALLDLDLTSNRLHVPSGAIGGLDAIASAALTGELQVTLTTHKNPKALKNPPATASVIYEGDAQEAARQFPREMNVAATLALAVKPSKVKVTVIADPAMQKNTHEINVNWKFGEMHLRFANSPHPENPKTSALAAWSAIKLLRDLLAAV
- a CDS encoding ABC transporter substrate-binding protein produces the protein MKTLLAVVIIAIIAVGGVAGVYLYSSSSPEGGEPQTRTVVDSTGETVEIPMEVNRVVALRSGIVEMLVVLGAEDTIVGVDEQTTDGSGYGAFNVQICPELLGVTAPVAGRSVNVEEVIALDPDVVFIGGYGRLSWIEPLKNANLTVVVAHFEEIGNFSRDLRIVAEVVGKTERAEQVIPHIEGVLSTIDSHVGDISVAEQVSAYFCSHDVYHAYGSTTFEHFQIVTAKGVNVAESITTWLPEISPEQLIDWNPDVIFTLEAVNTDEILHDERIQSVSAISDGKVYSIAEAGWDFGSLRAIFAIEWMSTKLYPDHYSDIDINQEANSFYQAVYGVNYTGPQL
- a CDS encoding class I SAM-dependent methyltransferase, with the protein product MNQERPAPLLWHELWRSMMDKCTGVALDQNGSLKRWHPNDAKDYLQHSSPHYPKALNQLINIQPTDNILDIGCGPGVLALPFSKLSKTVTVVDISPGMLNILKQNAAREGVVNIKYVNKFWLETHIGEDIADNYDIVLSSNSINLLGIQESFVDGKPKLSWDLATAIEKMNQVGKRVYISFPAAVHDYSAAFKSIGKQHHPWPSYTILHNMLYQMGLRPNVDTLHFTNPNIDKNLTIRRVGWAVNLTPQEKTAFQTHLKQSQERFFKANQTWGVYWWKTQNHNKAKSHETN
- a CDS encoding iron ABC transporter permease translates to MKLIKSYPALLALLIGLLILLFLASISMGRYSIPLDTVFSTLFLGNTADSTAVNVIFNVRLPRVIAAILVGATLAVSGAAFQGLFKNPLVSSYQLGVSSGAGFGAALAITMAGSTFLIQGYAFLFGIIAVLASFAMSRIYKGSSTLTLVLSGIIVGSFFSALVSLMQYVADPRETLPEIVFWLMGSLSATTVKNLLPAIPVILVGIVGLMLVRWRINILSMGENEARSLGINLKVLVSLVVACATIATASAVCISGVVGWVGLVIPHIGRMLVGPDYKKLLPVSLLIGGCYLLVIDDIARTVISGEVPLGILTALVGTPFFAYLLWKAKAGWS
- a CDS encoding ABC transporter ATP-binding protein, which gives rise to MLQVTDAAYSYDGKKKVFEHVNFSLSQGEILCILGPNGSGKSTLLKCTNALQKLDCGNVVVNGKDITAISRKELATYMGFLPQIHVSTFPFTVLEVAVMGRSPHLGLAESPSKKDYALAKENLDLLGISHLTDKPYTNISGGERQLALIAMVLTQQPKILLLDEPTSHLDFGNQIRMLDLIKKLSDKGLSIIMTTHFPDHAFHLSSTVAIIDKGNFIATGPADNVITEQNLKQIYGINIQIAYVNNTKICIPVKQT
- a CDS encoding alpha/beta hydrolase, producing MAAEQLKDLLLALIIVGEYDFLKDEVEAYAHKLQHRR
- a CDS encoding CdvA-like protein, with the translated sequence MISWKLSFNQLNEEYELAQKKKQALDNLLESGKISESTHETFGKDIEVALAEIERQQNELLQKMQAKTSELDNQIKTLEMLLANYEIQHVTGELDEETYQMEITLLGRALDITRNELGTVKEAVTQLCTPLVTPQAPAVEEVSPIPEVAPEQPEENIEEMVAAAPTEVEPETSPEPALQEPADTPFTDEPCVFDQPEEPVVMDDAPAETEETYVQETVTYVAEAPIEEPSAEAPLEEASLEEPVVEAVDSSEAIYEAEPAAVEEPAVFENQESAPAVEDESAVEQDSPVDEQIYEQAIEQPEVENTESMDASPDLDEEAPIEEPMAEEQMDAEPVVEETPMEPEVDTIEIIQADPIKLEAPQINDSPATEEVAQANPLQDAPQQEAQEETLAAEDAPAVYAETLQDTTHSTKETLNEVEAISDNDTEHQQ